The following coding sequences are from one Rhipicephalus microplus isolate Deutch F79 chromosome 3, USDA_Rmic, whole genome shotgun sequence window:
- the loj gene encoding p24 family member logjam, with product MGTERLLTVVLVFTCIAIEISADSYVTEPSLGVSFEFKLHVDAGKEECFYQNVEAGSSVYVAYQVLRGGDGQAGFAVRHPNGNHVLPYQWRPSAEYEESTSTGGFYELCIDNSMSHFAAKLISLYFNSFKRDKWESYVQELESLGVTVSNFTETLQKVDGQVGEMLKYQDQNRRHLSRDWYIVDGNNRYVQYWSLAQCIVIVATSALQVYFVRKLFQVKNVTPTLKPRA from the exons ATGGGCACGGAACGGCTGTTGACAGTCGTGTTGGTGTTTACGTGCATCGCGATCGAAATATCGGCCGATTCGTATGTGACAGAGCCTTCGCTGGGCGTCTCGTTTGAATTCAAGCTACATGTGGACGCCGGTAAAGAGGAGTGTTTTTATCAGAACGTTGAGGCCGGATCGTCGGTCTACGTGGCCTACCAG GTTTTAAGAGGTGGTGATGGTCAAGCCGGATTCGCAGTAAGGCATCCCAATGGCAatcatgtcctaccataccaATGGAGGCCTTCTGCTGAATACGAAGAATCAACTTCAACTGGAG GATTCTACGAGCTGTGCATAGACAACTCCATGTCCCACTTTGCGGCCAAGCTTATCAGCCTCTATTTCAATTCATTCAAGAGGGACAAGTGGGAATCATACGTGCAGGAACTCGAGTCACTCGGAGTCACAGTGTCCAACTTCACT GAAACACTGCAGAAAGTAGACGGCCAGGTGGGCGAGATGCTGAAGTACCAGGACCAGAACAGGAGGCACCTCTCACGAGACTGGTACATCGTGGACGGCAACAACCGCTACGTCCAGTACTGGTCTCTTGCCCAGTGCATCGTTATTGTGGCCACTTCGGCGCTACAGGTGTACTTCGTGCGCAAGCTCTTCCAGGTGAAGAATGTCACGCCAACGCTCAAGCCGcgggcgtga